Proteins encoded by one window of Corvus cornix cornix isolate S_Up_H32 chromosome 27, ASM73873v5, whole genome shotgun sequence:
- the RPL23 gene encoding 60S ribosomal protein L23 encodes MSKRGRGGSSGAKFRISLGLPVGAVINCADNTGAKNLYIISVKGIKGRLNRLPAAGVGDMVMATVKKGKPELRKKVHPAVVIRQRKSYRRKDGVFLYFEDNAGVIVNNKGEMKGSAITGPVAKECADLWPRIASNAGSIA; translated from the exons ATGTCGAAGCGAG GACGCGGAGGTTCGTCCGGGGCCAAGTTCCGCATCTCCCTGGGTCTCCCGGTGGGGGCTGTGATCAACTGCGCCGACAACACCG GGGCCAAGAACCTCTACATCATCTCCGTGAAGGGCATCAAGGGCCGCCTGAACCGGCTGCCGGCGGCCGGCGTGGGTGACATGGTGATGGCCACGGTGAAGAAGGGCAAGCCGGAGCTGCGGAAGAAGG TCCATCCAGCAGTGGTGATCCGGCAGCGGAAATCCTACAGGAGGAAAGATGGGGTGTTCCTGTACTTCGAGGACAACGCAGGAGTGATTGTAAACAACAAAGGGGAGATGAAAG GCTCGGCCATCACAGGCCCCGTGGCCAAGGAATGTGCGGATCTGTGGCCCAGGATCGCCTCCAACGCCGGGAGCATCGCCTGA
- the LASP1 gene encoding LIM and SH3 domain protein 1, translated as MNPNCARCGKIVYPTEKVNCLDKFWHKSCFHCETCKMTLNMKNYKGYEKKPYCNAHYPKQSFTMVADTPENLRLKQQSELQSQIRYKEEFEKNKGKGFSVVADTPELQRIKKTQDQISNIKYHEEFERSRMGPSPSEGSEPERRNSQESSSYRRGAEQQHQPLHHGQPGAPVYQQQQPPSQSYGYKEPAAPASTQRNAPAGGGKRFRAVYDYNAADEDEVSFQDGDTIINVQQIDDGWMYGTVERTGDTGMLPANYVEAI; from the exons ATGAATCCCAACTGTGCGCGCTGCGGGAAGATCGTATATCCCACGGAGAAGGTGAACTGCTTGGATAAG TTCTGGCACAAATCGTGTTTCCACTGCGAGACCTGCAAGATGACGCTCAACATGAAGAACTACAAGGGCTACGAGAAGAAGCCGTACTGCAACGC ACACTACCCGAAGCAATCCTTCACCATGGTGGCAGACACGCCCGAGAACCTGCGCCTAAAGCAGCAGAGTGAGCTCCAGAGCCAG ATCCGCTACAAGGAGGAGTTCGAGAAGAACAAGGGCAAAGGCTTCAGCGTGGTGGCCGACACCCCCGAGCTGCAGAGGATCAAAAAGACTCAGGATCAGATCAGCAAC ATCAAGTACCACGAGGAGTTCGAGCGGAGCCGGATGGGCCCCAGCCCCAGCGAGGGCTCCGAGCCCGAGCGCCGGAattcccaggagagcagcagctacCGGagaggggcagagcagcagcaccagcccctgcaCCACGGCCAGCCCGGCGCCCCAG TttaccagcagcagcagccgccaTCCCAATCCTACGGCTACAAGGAGCCGGCGGCTCCGGCCTCCACGCAGCGCAACGCCCCGGCCGGAGGGGGG AAGCGTTTCCGCGCCGTCTACGACTACAACGCGGCGGACGAGGACGAGGTGTCGTTCCAGGACGGGGACACCATCATCAACGTGCAGCAGATCGACGACGGGTGGATGTACGGCACCGTGGAGCGCACGGGGGACACGGGGATGCTCCCGGCCAACTACGTGGAGGCCATCTGA